The following coding sequences lie in one Zingiber officinale cultivar Zhangliang chromosome 2B, Zo_v1.1, whole genome shotgun sequence genomic window:
- the LOC122045878 gene encoding O-fucosyltransferase 29-like isoform X2, with product MAEAMEKQLILQVLNTVLLPCLSTDPQKCICTAWFFRRRRLISRSVLCGAVLFSLGLVSLFTGQIAADLEWSSRIRGRWRSKRVGYREPRNMWKSEFTNIYYGCSNRSPHFRAVQERKSNGYLLIATSGGLNQQRTGIIDAVVVAWILNATLVVPELDHHSFWRDDSDFANIFDVDWFISYLSKDVTIIKRIPDKIMRSMEKPPYTMRPPRKSTPEYYLDQVLPILLRRHAVQLTKFDYRLTNALDEELQKLRCRVNFHGLRFTNPIVVIAQNLVKRMHAMASQYVAIHLRFEPDMLAFSGCYFGGGEKERSELGEIRKRWETLSDLTAEGEQSRGKCPLTPHEVGLMLRALGFANDTYLYVASGEIYGGEKTLQPLKDLFPHFYTKEMLAEVDLQPFLPFSSRLAAIDYIVCYESDVFITNNNGNMAKILAGHRRYAGHRRTIRPNARRLSSLFKALHEMEWEIFSRKVRLVQRGFMGEPDEMRPGRGDFHEFPSSCVCQKPLQLEIAGLPRKSTANATLGNTESGR from the exons ATGGCCGAGGCGATGGAGAAGCAGCTCATTCTCCAGGTTCTGAACACGGTCTTACTGCCTTGCTTATCCACTGACCCCCAAAAATGTATCTGCACCGCTTGGTTTTTCCGGAGAAGGAGGTTGATCTCGCGCTCGGTTTTGTGTGGGGCGGTGCTTTTCAGCCTCGGCCTTGTTTCGCTCTTCACCGGCCAGATCGCCGCCGACCTGGAGTGGTCGTCGCGGATACGAGGACGGTGGCGATCCAAAAGG GTCGGATACAGGGAACCAAGAAATATGTGGAAATCAGAATTCACTAATATTTATTATGGTTGTAGCAACAGAAGTCCTCATTTTAGAG CAGTACAAGAGAGGAAATCCAATGGCTACCTATTAATTGCAACAAGTGGAGGACTAAATCAACAGAGAACAGGG ATAATAGATGCTGTTGTTGTAGCCTGGATATTAAATGCCACACTGGTTGTTCCAGAGCTCGACCATCATTCTTTTTGGAGAGATGACAG TGATTTTGCTAATATTTTTGATGTCGACTGGTTCATTTCCTACCTTTCAAAAGATGTCACTATTATTAAAAGGATACCTGACAAAATAATGAGGTCAATGGAAAAACCTCCATATACAATGCGTCCTCCAAGAAAATCTACTCCTGAATATTATCTTGATCAGGTGCTGCCAATACTCTTGCGGAGACAT GCTGTGCAGTTGACGAAGTTTGATTACAGACTAACAAATGCACTTGATGAGGAACTCCAAAAGTTGCGCTGTCGTGTAAATTTTCACGGGCTGAGATTTACAAATCCTATTGTAGTGATTGCTCAGAATCTGGTCAAGAGAATGCATGCAATGGCCTCTCAATATGTTGCCATTCATTTGAG GTTTGAGCCTGACATGCTTGCATTTTCTGGCTGTTACTTTGGAGGTGGAGAAAAAGAACGCAGTGAGCTTGGTGAAATTAGGAAGCGTTGGGAAACATTATCG GATTTGACTGCTGAGGGTGAGCAAAGCCGAGGAAAATGTCCATTAACTCCACATGAAGTAGGTTTAATGTTAAGGGCTCTTGGCTTTGCAAATGACACATATCTTTATGTCGCTTCTGGTGAGATATATGGTGGAGAAAAGACATTGCAGCCTCTTAAAGACCTATTTCCACATTTTTATACAAAGGAGATGCTTGCAGAAGTAGACTTGCAGCCCTTCCTTCCATTTTCTTCGCGTCTTGCTGCTATTGACTATATCGTTTGCTATGAGAGTGATGTCTTTATCACAAATAACAACGGTAATATGGCAAAGATTCTTGCAGGTCACCG GAGGTATGCTGGACACCGGAGAACCATAAGGCCAAATGCTAGGAGGCTGAGCTCTTTGTTTAAGGCACTGCATGAGATGGAATGGGAGATATTTTCTCGGAAGGTGAGGTTAGTCCAGCGAGGATTCATGGGGGAGCCAGATGAGATGAGGCCAGGTCGCGGTGACTTCCACGAATTTCCATCTTCTTGTGTTTGCCAAAAACCTCTTCAGCTCGAAATAGCTGGACTCCCAAGGAAGTCCACAGCAAATGCAACTTTGGGAAACACAGAAAGTGGAAGATAG
- the LOC122045878 gene encoding O-fucosyltransferase 29-like isoform X1: MAEAMEKQLILQVLNTVLLPCLSTDPQKCICTAWFFRRRRLISRSVLCGAVLFSLGLVSLFTGQIAADLEWSSRIRGRWRSKRVGYREPRNMWKSEFTNIYYGCSNRSPHFRAAVQERKSNGYLLIATSGGLNQQRTGIIDAVVVAWILNATLVVPELDHHSFWRDDSDFANIFDVDWFISYLSKDVTIIKRIPDKIMRSMEKPPYTMRPPRKSTPEYYLDQVLPILLRRHAVQLTKFDYRLTNALDEELQKLRCRVNFHGLRFTNPIVVIAQNLVKRMHAMASQYVAIHLRFEPDMLAFSGCYFGGGEKERSELGEIRKRWETLSDLTAEGEQSRGKCPLTPHEVGLMLRALGFANDTYLYVASGEIYGGEKTLQPLKDLFPHFYTKEMLAEVDLQPFLPFSSRLAAIDYIVCYESDVFITNNNGNMAKILAGHRRYAGHRRTIRPNARRLSSLFKALHEMEWEIFSRKVRLVQRGFMGEPDEMRPGRGDFHEFPSSCVCQKPLQLEIAGLPRKSTANATLGNTESGR, encoded by the exons ATGGCCGAGGCGATGGAGAAGCAGCTCATTCTCCAGGTTCTGAACACGGTCTTACTGCCTTGCTTATCCACTGACCCCCAAAAATGTATCTGCACCGCTTGGTTTTTCCGGAGAAGGAGGTTGATCTCGCGCTCGGTTTTGTGTGGGGCGGTGCTTTTCAGCCTCGGCCTTGTTTCGCTCTTCACCGGCCAGATCGCCGCCGACCTGGAGTGGTCGTCGCGGATACGAGGACGGTGGCGATCCAAAAGG GTCGGATACAGGGAACCAAGAAATATGTGGAAATCAGAATTCACTAATATTTATTATGGTTGTAGCAACAGAAGTCCTCATTTTAGAG CAGCAGTACAAGAGAGGAAATCCAATGGCTACCTATTAATTGCAACAAGTGGAGGACTAAATCAACAGAGAACAGGG ATAATAGATGCTGTTGTTGTAGCCTGGATATTAAATGCCACACTGGTTGTTCCAGAGCTCGACCATCATTCTTTTTGGAGAGATGACAG TGATTTTGCTAATATTTTTGATGTCGACTGGTTCATTTCCTACCTTTCAAAAGATGTCACTATTATTAAAAGGATACCTGACAAAATAATGAGGTCAATGGAAAAACCTCCATATACAATGCGTCCTCCAAGAAAATCTACTCCTGAATATTATCTTGATCAGGTGCTGCCAATACTCTTGCGGAGACAT GCTGTGCAGTTGACGAAGTTTGATTACAGACTAACAAATGCACTTGATGAGGAACTCCAAAAGTTGCGCTGTCGTGTAAATTTTCACGGGCTGAGATTTACAAATCCTATTGTAGTGATTGCTCAGAATCTGGTCAAGAGAATGCATGCAATGGCCTCTCAATATGTTGCCATTCATTTGAG GTTTGAGCCTGACATGCTTGCATTTTCTGGCTGTTACTTTGGAGGTGGAGAAAAAGAACGCAGTGAGCTTGGTGAAATTAGGAAGCGTTGGGAAACATTATCG GATTTGACTGCTGAGGGTGAGCAAAGCCGAGGAAAATGTCCATTAACTCCACATGAAGTAGGTTTAATGTTAAGGGCTCTTGGCTTTGCAAATGACACATATCTTTATGTCGCTTCTGGTGAGATATATGGTGGAGAAAAGACATTGCAGCCTCTTAAAGACCTATTTCCACATTTTTATACAAAGGAGATGCTTGCAGAAGTAGACTTGCAGCCCTTCCTTCCATTTTCTTCGCGTCTTGCTGCTATTGACTATATCGTTTGCTATGAGAGTGATGTCTTTATCACAAATAACAACGGTAATATGGCAAAGATTCTTGCAGGTCACCG GAGGTATGCTGGACACCGGAGAACCATAAGGCCAAATGCTAGGAGGCTGAGCTCTTTGTTTAAGGCACTGCATGAGATGGAATGGGAGATATTTTCTCGGAAGGTGAGGTTAGTCCAGCGAGGATTCATGGGGGAGCCAGATGAGATGAGGCCAGGTCGCGGTGACTTCCACGAATTTCCATCTTCTTGTGTTTGCCAAAAACCTCTTCAGCTCGAAATAGCTGGACTCCCAAGGAAGTCCACAGCAAATGCAACTTTGGGAAACACAGAAAGTGGAAGATAG